The following coding sequences lie in one Metallumcola ferriviriculae genomic window:
- a CDS encoding YqzL family protein, which yields MMLPAEFFWRVFELTGSIKAYMIYRKLAVH from the coding sequence ATGATGCTACCTGCAGAGTTTTTTTGGCGTGTTTTTGAGCTGACTGGCTCGATTAAAGCTTACATGATTTATCGCAAACTGGCAGTGCATTAA
- a CDS encoding TrmH family RNA methyltransferase yields the protein MQHIQSTQNSKIKLIRSLRLRKERYKQGLFLVEGVNLTKEAINYGKVKHLILSEKFAEREMWQEKLQEETSLLVVPDVLFNDLAATESPQGVMAVVQKPEVNLTNFRYSGGNVLIAAGLQDPGNMGTLIRTAAAAGCAGVIATKGTVDLFNDKVVRATMGAIFRIALIQGVTELETAEWVKKQGLDLIIADVSARDSCYEIDISRDFALTVGNESRGNDTRTVALADKVVKIPMAGEMESLNAAVAGSIILYEGVRQRRVTLANG from the coding sequence ATGCAGCATATACAATCAACACAAAATAGTAAAATAAAGCTCATCCGTTCGCTGCGTTTACGGAAGGAACGATACAAACAAGGTCTTTTTCTAGTGGAGGGTGTCAACCTAACCAAAGAGGCGATTAATTATGGTAAAGTTAAACATCTAATTCTTTCTGAGAAATTTGCGGAAAGAGAGATGTGGCAGGAAAAGCTGCAGGAAGAGACCTCCTTATTGGTGGTACCGGATGTACTTTTTAATGATTTAGCTGCCACTGAATCGCCTCAAGGTGTAATGGCGGTTGTGCAAAAGCCTGAGGTTAACCTGACTAATTTCCGTTATTCGGGCGGAAATGTTTTAATTGCGGCAGGGTTGCAGGACCCCGGCAACATGGGCACCCTGATTAGGACTGCTGCTGCTGCCGGATGCGCCGGGGTTATTGCCACCAAGGGTACGGTAGATCTTTTTAATGACAAGGTGGTTCGCGCCACTATGGGAGCAATTTTTCGAATTGCGTTAATTCAGGGTGTTACAGAACTGGAAACAGCGGAATGGGTAAAGAAGCAGGGGCTGGATTTAATAATAGCCGATGTTTCTGCCCGGGATAGCTGCTACGAAATTGATATTAGCAGGGATTTTGCATTAACAGTTGGCAATGAAAGCCGCGGCAATGACACTAGAACCGTGGCACTGGCAGATAAAGTGGTAAAGATACCAATGGCCGGTGAAATGGAATCGCTGAACGCGGCGGTGGCCGGTAGTATTATTCTTTATGAAGGGGTCAGACAGCGCCGTGTCACACTTGCCAATGGTTGA
- the pheS gene encoding phenylalanine--tRNA ligase subunit alpha gives MREQLEQMRLAAVNELKLIADLEQLEQLRVKYLGKKGELTQVLRGMGKLSPEERPVIGQLANQVKEQLEAALRSKGEDLEKAAQQEKLKAEEIDVTLPGRKFNSGTRHPLYQVLDEIEDIFRNMGFTIAEGSEIELDYYNFEALNIPKDHPARDMQDSFYITEEVLLRTHTSPVQVRTMEKKHPQLPIKIIAPGKVYRRDDDATHSPMFHQVEGLLIDKNVTFGDLKGTLLTFVKRMFGQDRRIRLRPSYFPFTEPSAEMDISCGVCGGSGCRACSNTGWLEILGSGLVHPKVLEMSGYDPQEVTGFAFGIGVERIAMLKYDIDDLRVLFDNDLRFLQQF, from the coding sequence ATGCGAGAACAGTTAGAACAGATGCGGTTGGCAGCGGTCAATGAGCTCAAATTGATAGCTGACTTGGAGCAGCTAGAACAGCTGCGGGTAAAGTATTTGGGCAAAAAAGGTGAACTTACCCAGGTTTTACGCGGTATGGGCAAGCTTAGTCCTGAGGAGAGACCGGTTATTGGACAGCTGGCTAATCAGGTGAAAGAGCAGTTAGAAGCGGCACTGCGCAGCAAGGGCGAGGACCTGGAGAAAGCCGCCCAGCAGGAAAAGCTTAAGGCCGAAGAAATAGATGTCACCCTGCCTGGGCGTAAGTTTAACTCGGGTACACGGCACCCGCTCTACCAAGTTTTGGACGAGATTGAGGATATTTTCCGTAATATGGGTTTTACTATTGCTGAGGGGTCGGAAATTGAACTGGACTACTACAATTTTGAAGCATTAAATATCCCCAAAGACCACCCGGCCAGGGATATGCAGGATTCTTTTTACATAACGGAAGAAGTGCTGCTGCGTACTCATACCTCACCGGTACAGGTAAGGACCATGGAGAAGAAGCATCCGCAACTGCCCATTAAAATTATTGCACCGGGGAAAGTCTATCGCCGGGACGATGATGCTACTCATTCACCTATGTTCCACCAGGTTGAAGGCCTGCTTATCGATAAGAATGTCACGTTTGGTGATTTAAAAGGGACCTTGCTTACTTTTGTTAAACGAATGTTTGGCCAGGACCGACGTATCAGACTGCGCCCCAGCTACTTTCCCTTTACCGAGCCTAGTGCCGAAATGGATATATCCTGCGGTGTATGCGGCGGGTCGGGCTGCCGTGCTTGCAGCAATACCGGCTGGCTGGAAATCCTTGGTTCAGGGCTTGTACATCCTAAAGTATTGGAAATGTCTGGCTATGACCCCCAGGAAGTGACCGGCTTTGCCTTCGGTATAGGTGTCGAACGTATCGCCATGCTGAAGTATGACATCGATGACCTGCGGGTACTATTTGATAACGATCTGCGTTTTTTGCAGCAGTTCTAA